A genomic region of Catalinimonas niigatensis contains the following coding sequences:
- a CDS encoding tetratricopeptide repeat protein: MSESRFRNKHTAIIYMSVQVKKLFILFFVLLVSSFLQLQAQQYLADVETISWYQKGMDLLDKHQYGAAREAFEEYLEEDQSSERAVEAEYYIAYAALRLYNADGEAKLAEFVNNHSSHPKAVRANYELGNFYFKDENYGKAIAYFEKTDTRNLTEEEQHTRNFKLGYAYFTEQNFYEAKPYFDQVKVSRSPFTSAASYYSGYIAYQQSDFEEALSDLKSAEQEASYAEVVPYLIANIYYKQGKYAQLQTYAQGILDGAGGNKSQVKNLPDIMLLAGEAYFMQGDYAKAEPFLSEYATLRRPEAPMMYRLAFAQYKTGKAQPAIDNFKQIASRKDSIGQFSSYYLGLSYLKQDNENFASTALENAANMSFSPEIKEQASFKLGKVLVSLGEHGRAIQTLQKFKEDYPNSEHTVEANDLLSEAFLNTQNYAQAIEFIESLPTKTLQVRKAYQKVSFYAGTQAFNQGEYYQSVQLFDKSLQYPIDRELVAGANFWKGEAYSVGKKYEEAINAYAAVFRALGDERRLEGTSEMYFLKSRYGIGYAYFNTNDYPKAKEHFEKYVQTIEQKSRGNTSAKLNYEDALIRLADTYYVTKNYGQAIGAYDKAIQQRNPDISYAYYQKGVIQGIQGKMNEARASLDVVIDRYPDSRHRDDAVFQKAQLNLEEGNYQQAINGFSRLLQTNAQSNLTPYALLRRALAYTNLKNYAQASADYKQVIKQYTDHAAANSALLGLQEVQSQSGEESDDFSEYLAIYKEANPENKALGGIEFESAKNLYFTQKYQQAVSRLQEFISNYPDNANVDEARYYIAESYYRSDQIDEALKVFYEIAGKGSSSRLNRAIQRIAELEQAQNNHQQAIKYYARLANMAGNKREQFNAWSGMMTSYYILGQKNESLLDSVNYYAEQILEKANVSAAAENMAMLYQGKVAYEKENYDKAIDNFLKTLNTAKDTYGAEAQYLMAKIQYDQGKYAESIETLYDLNKNFSIYENWLGLSFLLIAENYIALEENFQAKATLNSLIENSPLPNIREQAEQKLMALGEMEAEKEAEERKQDSMKMEQENQIIIDESSPEGSKPKQ; the protein is encoded by the coding sequence ATGAGCGAAAGTCGTTTTAGAAATAAACATACCGCAATTATCTATATGTCTGTACAAGTGAAAAAGCTGTTCATACTATTTTTTGTGCTCCTGGTTTCGTCTTTTCTGCAACTGCAGGCGCAGCAGTATCTTGCTGATGTAGAAACTATTTCCTGGTATCAAAAGGGAATGGACTTGCTGGATAAGCATCAGTACGGTGCTGCCAGAGAGGCCTTTGAAGAATATCTGGAAGAAGACCAGAGTAGCGAGCGCGCTGTGGAGGCAGAATACTATATTGCTTACGCAGCATTAAGACTTTATAATGCTGATGGCGAAGCCAAGCTGGCAGAGTTTGTCAATAACCACAGCAGTCATCCGAAAGCAGTCCGGGCAAACTATGAATTGGGCAACTTTTATTTCAAAGATGAAAATTATGGTAAAGCCATTGCCTACTTTGAAAAAACAGATACCCGTAATCTGACGGAGGAAGAGCAGCATACCAGAAATTTTAAGTTGGGCTATGCCTATTTCACGGAGCAGAACTTCTACGAGGCAAAACCCTATTTTGATCAGGTAAAAGTATCAAGAAGCCCTTTTACCAGTGCGGCAAGCTACTATTCAGGCTACATTGCTTATCAGCAAAGTGATTTTGAAGAGGCATTGAGCGATTTGAAGAGCGCTGAACAGGAAGCTTCTTATGCTGAAGTTGTGCCTTACCTGATTGCAAACATCTATTACAAACAAGGTAAGTATGCGCAGCTACAGACCTATGCCCAAGGAATATTGGATGGGGCAGGAGGCAATAAAAGCCAGGTCAAAAATTTACCGGATATTATGTTGCTGGCAGGTGAAGCCTATTTTATGCAGGGAGATTATGCTAAGGCCGAGCCCTTTCTGAGTGAATATGCTACCTTGCGTAGGCCGGAGGCGCCTATGATGTACCGTCTGGCATTTGCTCAGTACAAAACCGGAAAAGCACAGCCAGCCATAGATAATTTTAAGCAGATTGCTTCACGAAAAGATAGTATCGGTCAGTTTTCTTCTTACTATCTGGGCCTGTCGTATTTAAAACAAGACAATGAAAATTTTGCTTCTACTGCATTGGAGAATGCAGCAAACATGAGTTTTAGTCCTGAGATTAAAGAACAGGCCTCATTTAAATTGGGCAAGGTATTGGTTTCATTGGGCGAGCATGGGCGTGCGATTCAAACATTGCAAAAATTTAAAGAGGATTATCCCAATAGTGAACATACCGTAGAGGCAAACGATCTGTTAAGCGAAGCTTTTCTGAATACCCAAAACTATGCCCAGGCTATTGAATTTATTGAAAGCCTGCCCACCAAAACTTTACAAGTCAGAAAAGCTTATCAGAAAGTAAGTTTTTATGCAGGTACTCAGGCGTTTAACCAGGGAGAGTATTACCAATCGGTACAACTCTTTGATAAATCTTTACAATATCCGATTGATCGGGAATTGGTAGCAGGTGCTAACTTCTGGAAAGGCGAAGCTTACTCCGTAGGAAAAAAATATGAAGAAGCGATCAATGCCTATGCTGCTGTTTTCAGAGCTTTAGGCGACGAACGCAGGCTCGAGGGGACAAGTGAAATGTACTTTCTCAAATCCCGCTACGGTATCGGATATGCTTATTTTAATACCAATGACTATCCCAAAGCAAAGGAGCATTTTGAGAAGTATGTGCAAACAATTGAACAAAAGTCTAGAGGTAATACAAGCGCAAAGCTGAATTATGAAGATGCTTTGATCAGGCTAGCCGACACCTACTATGTGACAAAAAATTATGGACAGGCAATCGGTGCATATGATAAAGCGATTCAACAAAGAAATCCTGATATTAGCTATGCTTATTATCAAAAGGGAGTAATCCAGGGCATACAAGGAAAAATGAATGAAGCTCGTGCCAGTTTGGATGTGGTGATTGACCGCTATCCCGATTCCCGCCACCGGGATGATGCAGTTTTTCAGAAAGCCCAGTTAAACCTGGAAGAGGGTAATTATCAGCAGGCTATCAATGGATTTAGCAGATTGCTACAAACCAATGCTCAAAGTAATCTGACACCCTATGCCCTGCTGAGGAGAGCGCTTGCCTATACCAATCTGAAAAACTATGCCCAGGCTTCTGCCGATTATAAGCAAGTTATTAAGCAGTATACGGATCATGCGGCAGCCAACTCTGCGCTGCTGGGTTTGCAGGAAGTCCAATCCCAGAGTGGTGAGGAGTCTGATGATTTCTCAGAATATCTGGCCATATACAAGGAAGCTAATCCGGAGAACAAAGCACTGGGAGGTATTGAATTTGAGTCGGCCAAGAATCTTTACTTCACACAAAAGTACCAGCAGGCAGTGAGCCGTTTGCAGGAGTTTATCAGTAACTATCCTGATAATGCCAATGTAGATGAAGCCCGTTACTATATCGCCGAATCGTATTATCGTTCAGATCAGATAGATGAGGCATTGAAGGTGTTTTATGAAATTGCTGGAAAAGGCTCTTCTTCCAGATTGAACCGTGCGATCCAAAGAATTGCTGAGCTGGAACAAGCTCAGAATAACCATCAGCAAGCGATAAAATATTATGCCCGATTGGCTAACATGGCAGGCAATAAGCGTGAACAGTTCAATGCCTGGTCGGGAATGATGACTTCTTACTATATCCTGGGGCAAAAAAATGAATCTTTGCTGGATTCTGTAAACTATTATGCCGAGCAGATTCTGGAAAAGGCCAATGTATCAGCAGCAGCAGAAAATATGGCGATGTTGTACCAGGGAAAAGTAGCTTATGAAAAAGAAAATTATGATAAAGCTATTGATAATTTCTTGAAGACGCTGAACACCGCAAAAGATACATACGGTGCGGAGGCTCAATATTTAATGGCTAAGATCCAGTATGATCAGGGAAAATATGCTGAATCTATAGAAACGCTTTATGACCTGAATAAAAATTTCTCTATATATGAAAACTGGCTGGGGCTTTCTTTTTTACTGATTGCAGAAAATTATATTGCGCTGGAAGAGAATTTTCAGGCCAAAGCCACACTTAATTCATTGATAGAAAATTCACCTCTACCCAATATCAGAGAGCAGGCGGAGCAAAAGCTTATGGCACTAGGGGAGATGGAGGCCGAAAAAGAAGCAGAAGAACGCAAGCAAGATAGTATGAAGATGGAGCAGGAGAATCAGATCATTATTGATGAAAGCAGTCCAGAGGGAAGTAAGCCCAAGCAGTAA
- a CDS encoding NAD(P)H-dependent oxidoreductase subunit E, with translation MSKEKDDQQQFIFICNGKDCKKNGCKDIQKAIKIELKKKKQQKYIKLIKTKCTGKCKKAPVLIVKEQWMTEMNVPKALEVVNSMI, from the coding sequence ATGAGTAAAGAAAAAGACGATCAACAGCAATTTATTTTTATCTGTAATGGTAAAGATTGCAAGAAAAACGGCTGTAAAGACATACAGAAAGCTATCAAAATTGAGCTTAAGAAAAAAAAGCAACAGAAATATATCAAATTGATCAAGACCAAATGTACAGGCAAATGTAAAAAAGCACCGGTGCTTATCGTTAAAGAGCAGTGGATGACGGAAATGAATGTGCCAAAAGCGCTGGAAGTAGTAAATTCTATGATATAA
- the holA gene encoding DNA polymerase III subunit delta produces the protein MPHSPESVLKSLREKQFAPLYFLQGDEPYFIDQIADYIEENVLSESERGFNQMVMYGKDVDVSTILSNARRYPMMSERQVVIVREAQEIQDLNNKQGQELMEAYVKNPMPSTILVFCYKYKTFDGRKPLSKLLDKLAILVESKKMYDNQLPEWIAQYVKHKGSQIEDKAVQMLADYIGNNLERLTNEIEKVLINFRQGEEEGKITPAIVQKYIGISKEYNVFELQKALAVRDVLKANRIIQYFEANQKANPIIPIIALLFTFFSKLLLVHHSTDKSERALAGVLKINPFFAKEYKIAAVNYPLPKVISNIHHLRVADQHSKGIENISGTDAQILKELIFRLMH, from the coding sequence ATGCCTCATTCTCCTGAATCCGTACTCAAATCACTTCGCGAGAAACAGTTTGCTCCTCTATATTTTTTACAGGGAGATGAACCTTATTTTATTGATCAGATTGCAGATTACATAGAAGAAAATGTGCTGAGTGAAAGCGAGCGGGGATTCAACCAGATGGTGATGTACGGCAAAGATGTGGATGTAAGCACCATCTTGAGCAACGCCAGGCGCTATCCGATGATGTCAGAACGGCAGGTGGTGATTGTGCGGGAGGCGCAGGAAATTCAGGATCTGAATAATAAACAAGGACAGGAGTTGATGGAAGCTTATGTGAAGAACCCTATGCCTTCTACCATTTTGGTGTTTTGCTATAAGTACAAAACTTTTGACGGCAGAAAACCATTAAGCAAACTGCTGGACAAGCTGGCAATATTGGTGGAGTCTAAAAAAATGTATGACAATCAGCTGCCGGAATGGATAGCGCAGTATGTCAAACATAAAGGATCTCAGATTGAAGATAAGGCGGTGCAGATGCTGGCTGACTACATTGGCAATAACCTGGAAAGGCTTACCAATGAGATAGAAAAAGTACTGATCAACTTTAGGCAAGGAGAGGAAGAGGGGAAGATCACACCAGCCATTGTTCAGAAGTATATTGGGATCAGCAAAGAATACAATGTCTTTGAACTGCAAAAAGCATTGGCAGTACGTGATGTACTTAAGGCCAATCGGATCATTCAGTATTTTGAAGCTAACCAGAAAGCGAATCCTATCATTCCGATTATTGCCCTTCTTTTTACTTTTTTTAGTAAGTTGCTTTTGGTTCATCATTCTACCGATAAGTCAGAGCGGGCATTGGCAGGCGTGCTGAAGATCAATCCTTTTTTTGCAAAAGAATATAAAATAGCTGCCGTAAATTATCCGTTGCCCAAAGTGATCAGCAATATCCATCATTTGCGGGTTGCGGATCAGCATTCCAAAGGAATTGAAAATATCAGTGGAACTGATGCTCAGATTTTGAAAGAACTTATCTTCCGGCTGATGCATTAA
- a CDS encoding DUF819 family protein codes for MEQVAEEAPLFTNDAVVLGILFLLLAFVFRTSASTSPFWQKFYTYVPSVLLCYFIPAILNSLNIISGEESRLYFVSSRYLLPASLVLFTLGIDIKAISRLGIKAVIMFFAGTVGIIIGGPLAMIIVSSFSPETVGGVGPDAVWRGLATIAGSWIGGGANQTAMLEVFGASTPLFSAVLAVDIIVANLWLAVLLYGSGRAEKIDQYLKADASAIHLVKKQVEEYAASIAKIPTTTDTITILAIAFGITGFSHFAADFLAPYLQTNFPALETFSLTSDFFWIVVIATTAGLLLSFTKARKLEGAGSSRFATVFLYVLIASIGMQMDITTVVSNPGLFMVGGIWILIHIIFLMIVAKLIKAPFFFVAVGSQANVGGAASAPVVASAFSPSLAPVGVLLAVLGYFVGTYGAWLCGILMQFVAGS; via the coding sequence TCTGGCCTTCGTTTTTCGTACTTCAGCAAGCACCAGCCCTTTCTGGCAAAAATTTTATACTTATGTGCCTTCGGTACTACTTTGTTATTTTATTCCTGCCATTCTCAATTCCCTGAATATCATCTCTGGTGAAGAATCACGTCTTTATTTTGTCTCTTCTCGCTATCTCCTTCCTGCAAGTTTGGTTTTATTTACTTTAGGCATTGATATCAAAGCCATATCGCGTTTAGGGATCAAGGCTGTAATTATGTTTTTTGCCGGAACCGTAGGGATTATCATAGGAGGACCACTGGCCATGATCATAGTTTCTTCATTTTCTCCAGAAACTGTAGGAGGCGTAGGTCCGGATGCTGTGTGGCGAGGTCTGGCTACCATAGCCGGTAGTTGGATTGGCGGAGGTGCCAACCAAACGGCTATGCTGGAAGTATTTGGTGCCAGCACGCCTCTGTTTTCAGCCGTACTTGCGGTAGACATTATCGTGGCCAACTTGTGGTTGGCCGTTTTGCTCTACGGAAGTGGCAGGGCAGAAAAGATTGATCAGTACCTCAAAGCGGATGCATCGGCCATACATTTAGTAAAAAAGCAGGTAGAAGAGTACGCTGCCAGCATTGCCAAAATTCCAACGACCACCGATACCATCACCATACTGGCCATTGCTTTTGGCATCACCGGCTTCTCTCACTTTGCCGCAGATTTTCTTGCACCTTATCTGCAGACAAATTTTCCTGCATTGGAAACCTTCAGTCTGACTTCCGACTTCTTCTGGATTGTAGTGATCGCTACTACCGCCGGCCTGTTGCTTTCATTTACCAAAGCCAGAAAGCTGGAGGGTGCAGGTTCCTCCCGCTTTGCTACGGTTTTTTTGTATGTACTTATTGCGAGTATTGGCATGCAGATGGACATCACCACCGTAGTGAGCAATCCTGGTTTGTTCATGGTAGGAGGGATATGGATACTGATTCATATTATCTTCTTAATGATCGTTGCTAAACTGATCAAAGCACCCTTTTTCTTTGTGGCAGTAGGCAGTCAGGCCAATGTAGGAGGTGCGGCCTCTGCACCGGTAGTTGCTTCGGCCTTTAGCCCTTCTTTGGCGCCGGTAGGGGTGTTACTGGCAGTGCTGGGTTATTTCGTAGGAACTTATGGAGCCTGGCTTTGTGGTATCCTTATGCAATTTGTTGCCGGTTCCTGA